The genomic interval AGACCCCAAAATCATTGCCACCCACTCCACATTTTACTCCAAACTTCTCAATGCTACTCTCCCCAACCAACTTCGCTCCGTTCCTCAGATCACCATCACCCTCATCTTCTCACAATAAGAAGCCCCATTTCGCTCTTCCCGACATTCAATCCTCAATAGCTTCCGCAACCCAATTCCTCCACTCATTGGCTTCGCAAAACCCATTTCTCAACAAACTAATCTCCTTCCACGCCGAATTCCATAGCTTCTGCCACCAGGTACGTAACAGCGTCTCCCTTAATACATTGAAGTCTCTTTGAAATGGGAGTTTAATTTGGTAAGTAACGCTTGGAATACTTTCAGGTTCAGAGCATGAGGTGCAGGAAGCTGAAGAGTTTGTCCACTCATAATTTCGCGGCGGTTTTACCGGGAGATTCAGTGGCCGGTCTTGTCGTTGCAAATGGGGTCTCCAACTTCTTGAACTTATACAACACTCTTTTGGTCTGCAGGCTTGTGTTGACCTGGTTCCCTAACTCCCCTCCTGCCATTGTCGGCCCTCTCAGGTATACTCAACTTACATCATCATTCTAACAACATAACATGTCAGATTATTTCGCGACATAACAATGCGTTACATTATGATATATTGTAAATAAAATTGATTAGTGATGTGAATGTGGTGCAGCACAATATGTGACCCTTACTTGAACATATTCCGGGGGCTAATCCCGCCGCTCGGAGGCACATTGGACCTCTCCCCCATTCTGGCATTCTTGGTTCTGAATGCC from Argentina anserina chromosome 2, drPotAnse1.1, whole genome shotgun sequence carries:
- the LOC126784485 gene encoding ylmG homolog protein 2, chloroplastic, with translation MAHGELASATETPKSLPPTPHFTPNFSMLLSPTNFAPFLRSPSPSSSHNKKPHFALPDIQSSIASATQFLHSLASQNPFLNKLISFHAEFHSFCHQVQSMRCRKLKSLSTHNFAAVLPGDSVAGLVVANGVSNFLNLYNTLLVCRLVLTWFPNSPPAIVGPLSTICDPYLNIFRGLIPPLGGTLDLSPILAFLVLNAFTSTAAALPAELPASLPASQELSASSTTGITHLTTPQRKWITRLQGSKTKS